In Erinaceus europaeus chromosome 10, mEriEur2.1, whole genome shotgun sequence, one DNA window encodes the following:
- the RPS6 gene encoding small ribosomal subunit protein eS6 has protein sequence MKLNISFPATGCQKLIEVDDERKLRTFYEKRMATEVAADALGEEWKGYVVRISGGNDKQGFPMKQGVLTHGRVRLLLSKGHSCYRPRRTGERKRKSVRGCIVDANLSVLNLVIVKKGEKDIPGLTDTTVPRRLGPKRASRIRKLFNLSKEDDVRQYVVRKPLNKEGKKPRTKAPKIQRLVTPRVLQHKRRRIALKKQRTKKNKEEAAEYAKLLAKRMKEAKEKRQEQIAKRRRLSSLRASTSKSESSQK, from the exons ATGAAG CTGAACATCTCCTTCCCAGCCACTGGCTGCCAGAAACTCATTGAAGTGGACGATGAGCGCAAGCTTCGCACCTTCTATGAGAAGCGTATGGCGACAGAAGTTGCTGCTGATGCTCTGGGTGAAGAGTGGAAG GGCTATGTTGTCCGGATCAGTGGTGGGAACGACAAGCAGGGTTTCCCCATGAAGCAGGGTGTCCTGACCCACGGTCGTGTCCGCCTCCTGCTCAGTAAGGGACATTCCTGTTACAGACCCAGGAGGACTGGTGAAAGAAAGCGCAAGTCTGTTCGCGGCTGCATTGTGGATGCCAATTTGAGCGTTCTTAACTTGGTCATTGTGAAAAAAG GGGAGAAGGATATTCCTGGACTCACTGATACTACTGTGCCTCGTCGCCTGGGGCCCAAAAGAGCTAGCAGAATCCGCAAACTTTTCAACCTTTCGAAAGAAGATGATGTCCGCCAGTATGTTGTGAGAAAGCCACTAAACAAAGAAG GTAAAAAACCTAGGACCAAAGCGCCCAAGATCCAGCGTCTTGTTACTCCACGTGTTCTGCAACACAAACGTCGCCGCATTGCTCTGAAGAAACAACGCACTAAGAAAAACAAGGAAGAGGCTGCAGAATATGCTAAACTGTTGGCCAAGAGGATGAAG GAGGCCAAAGAAAAACGTCAGGAACAGATTGCAAAGCGACGGAGACTGTCTTCCTTGAGAGCTTCTACCTCTAAGTCTGAATCTAGtcaaaaataa